In Fibrobacter succinogenes, a single genomic region encodes these proteins:
- a CDS encoding efflux RND transporter periplasmic adaptor subunit: MKHLLLIALSSLLLVACGSKDDSAKGAPGGKGNGGKKAGAQRMLNVEGYVAELSSQGKNFQTMATLVPRNSVSLSAAMSGRLVSLTAKDGAVVKKGVLLAKIDDSELRAQLKQAESNRMLAEQKEQRVRGLFEKNGATKQDLESAEASLKSAQASVELIRAQLAKTEVRAPFSGKLGFVDVSVGAWLNSGTPIAELSEVDRLKAKFALPQRYASVIKVGDKISLKDAERNVEKQGVVSALDAVISESSRTRRVMVDVDNAKGELIAGSFVSVNVAMEASNVQSFTIPSEAMILDREGAYVFVSQGGKAKIKHITTGLRTPMSVQVLSGLDVGDTVIVSGIVSLRPGADVKIKGLRHSINYEVE; the protein is encoded by the coding sequence ATGAAACACCTTCTTCTAATAGCCTTATCTTCTCTCCTTCTTGTTGCTTGTGGTAGTAAAGACGATTCCGCCAAGGGTGCTCCTGGCGGCAAAGGTAATGGCGGTAAAAAAGCTGGCGCCCAGCGAATGCTCAATGTCGAAGGTTATGTGGCAGAGCTTTCTTCGCAAGGCAAAAATTTTCAGACAATGGCAACTCTCGTGCCGAGGAACAGCGTATCGCTCTCGGCGGCGATGTCTGGTCGCTTGGTTAGCCTTACTGCAAAGGATGGTGCTGTAGTCAAGAAGGGCGTGCTCCTTGCAAAGATTGATGATTCAGAACTCCGTGCGCAGCTCAAGCAAGCTGAATCGAACAGGATGCTTGCAGAGCAAAAAGAACAACGTGTTCGCGGTCTTTTTGAAAAGAATGGTGCCACAAAGCAGGACTTGGAATCTGCCGAGGCTTCGCTCAAATCGGCGCAGGCAAGTGTGGAACTGATTCGTGCTCAACTCGCAAAGACCGAAGTGCGTGCTCCGTTTAGCGGCAAACTTGGATTTGTCGATGTGTCCGTGGGCGCTTGGCTCAATTCCGGAACGCCGATTGCTGAACTCAGTGAAGTCGATCGCCTCAAGGCTAAGTTTGCTCTCCCGCAGCGTTACGCTTCTGTGATTAAGGTGGGCGACAAGATTTCGCTTAAGGATGCCGAGCGTAATGTCGAAAAGCAAGGCGTTGTGTCTGCGCTTGATGCCGTGATTTCCGAGAGCAGCCGCACTCGCCGCGTGATGGTCGATGTCGATAATGCGAAGGGCGAACTCATTGCAGGTAGCTTTGTGAGCGTGAATGTCGCGATGGAAGCTAGCAACGTGCAAAGCTTTACCATTCCGTCCGAAGCGATGATTCTCGACAGGGAAGGTGCTTACGTGTTCGTGAGCCAAGGCGGCAAAGCTAAAATCAAGCACATCACGACGGGGCTCCGCACGCCGATGTCTGTGCAGGTGCTTTCGGGTCTTGATGTTGGTGATACGGTTATCGTCTCTGGTATTGTGAGCCTTCGTCCGGGAGCCGATGTTAAGATTAAGGGACTCCGTCACTCGATTAATTACGAGGTGGAGTAA
- a CDS encoding MBG domain-containing protein, with product MIKKIAMLALAASAAFSSVFAADECSVTLTGDFIFTGNQIKPAVKKVDCGDEEYTDFAKIDYGKNINAGTDAGSVTITLTNGDVIEKKFDIKRKGVRLIADDCEKELGGEVPKCGENESPTLTWTIDKVSDLSSLQADTMSNFVSELEQKVKLSVADGVEEVGVTFEVAVDPSVNLTTLFPNYNIIVKSGKMKITKTIITIVVRSTAKFYGEDDPTFEYDIRGNIVAADYEKLGKITLARAAGEDATFYPIGVSIDGKEYKDRPAKVDECELPYCKETSDYYIYVVSGTFVIQPATATVIVDDVSKTYGDATPEFTYKVSGLLGEDVLKDVTLACAKCSATGLENVDEYVISASVNVSSNPNYKVTTTNGTLTVKPKDATVTLANAEKIYGDQDPEFKYTVDGIVGNQSLKGAKITRDEGEDVNTYKVNIDFAEGSNPNYTLTTVPSSLTITPKAVTLNVTDITKKYGEKDPELAYTVDGIVKFGNEEDVLKGVSLMREAGEDAGEYAITATVDAESNPNYIVKTTDGKLTITANNDKIVVTIKGHTESLQYDGNEHTVQGFDISTNNEAYSLKFVEYTGDSVVSGKDAGKYAMGLSASHFKNTSLNYPNVTFNITDGVLQIDPKKLVVTANPDTITYGDEIPTDFTWSADSLLDGDELGNIHVTLNKTGRLDAGDYALTFDQRNPTNKNYTVTKYVANILTVREKVVTVTVADTSKVYSEADPEKYEYKVEGLLDGDVLPELVLKRQAGEDVLPDDETYAISATFAKEKPSSNYSVKINQGNFTIKPCSQKITVAIYGETVTAKYQEGEEITIQKSFDVSPMRIPGEPWLPEEFAYRKEFVTYKGEMSMTEKDLGEYSMGLVATDFVNTSLNFDNVNFVVILEGTFKITDKETSIARVKDVKAFGLSSMNRQIQVSGATAGKRFAVIDMKGKVVRQGVVDSPNFEIPVSNAGIYMVRVGSSTQRIRIK from the coding sequence ATGATTAAAAAAATTGCAATGCTAGCTCTTGCCGCTTCTGCGGCGTTTTCAAGTGTTTTTGCCGCCGATGAATGTTCTGTCACATTGACTGGCGACTTTATTTTTACGGGTAATCAGATAAAGCCCGCCGTAAAAAAGGTGGATTGCGGCGACGAAGAATATACCGATTTTGCGAAAATTGATTATGGAAAAAACATAAACGCTGGTACTGATGCCGGTTCTGTTACAATAACTTTGACTAACGGCGATGTAATTGAAAAAAAATTCGATATTAAACGAAAAGGTGTTCGTTTAATTGCGGATGATTGTGAAAAAGAACTAGGTGGCGAAGTTCCTAAATGCGGTGAGAACGAAAGCCCAACTCTTACGTGGACTATTGATAAAGTTAGCGATTTGTCGTCTCTCCAAGCGGATACCATGAGCAATTTTGTAAGCGAGTTGGAGCAAAAGGTGAAGTTGTCTGTTGCTGATGGTGTAGAAGAAGTCGGTGTCACTTTTGAAGTTGCTGTTGATCCTTCCGTTAACTTGACCACTCTTTTCCCGAACTACAATATTATTGTGAAAAGTGGTAAAATGAAAATCACCAAAACCATAATCACAATTGTTGTAAGGAGCACTGCAAAATTCTATGGCGAAGATGATCCGACATTCGAATACGATATTCGTGGAAATATCGTTGCCGCCGATTATGAGAAGCTTGGTAAAATTACATTGGCTAGAGCTGCTGGTGAAGATGCAACCTTCTATCCCATTGGGGTAAGCATTGATGGTAAAGAATATAAGGATAGACCTGCTAAGGTTGATGAATGTGAACTGCCTTACTGTAAAGAAACGTCTGATTACTACATATATGTAGTTTCTGGAACGTTTGTTATTCAACCAGCTACTGCTACGGTGATTGTAGATGACGTTTCGAAAACCTATGGCGATGCGACTCCAGAATTTACATACAAGGTTTCGGGCCTTTTGGGTGAGGACGTGCTGAAGGATGTTACGCTTGCTTGTGCTAAGTGCTCTGCGACGGGTCTTGAAAATGTTGACGAGTATGTTATTTCTGCAAGTGTGAACGTCTCGTCTAACCCCAACTACAAAGTGACGACTACGAACGGTACGCTTACGGTTAAACCGAAGGATGCTACTGTAACTCTTGCTAATGCTGAAAAGATTTATGGCGACCAGGACCCAGAGTTTAAGTACACTGTGGATGGCATTGTTGGAAATCAAAGTCTTAAAGGTGCTAAAATCACTCGTGACGAAGGTGAAGATGTTAATACATACAAAGTTAATATTGATTTCGCAGAAGGCTCTAATCCCAACTACACCTTGACTACGGTGCCGAGCTCTCTTACGATTACGCCCAAAGCTGTTACTTTGAACGTAACGGATATTACGAAAAAGTATGGCGAAAAAGATCCAGAACTGGCTTATACTGTCGATGGTATTGTTAAGTTTGGCAATGAAGAAGATGTATTGAAGGGCGTTTCCTTGATGCGTGAAGCTGGCGAAGATGCCGGTGAATATGCGATTACGGCAACAGTTGATGCTGAATCAAACCCGAATTACATTGTAAAAACCACTGATGGCAAGTTGACAATTACCGCTAATAACGACAAGATTGTGGTAACGATTAAGGGCCATACCGAGTCGCTTCAGTACGATGGTAATGAACATACAGTGCAGGGTTTCGATATTTCTACCAATAACGAAGCTTATTCTCTCAAGTTTGTCGAATATACCGGTGATTCCGTTGTTTCGGGCAAGGATGCTGGCAAGTACGCTATGGGACTTTCTGCAAGTCATTTCAAGAATACTTCTTTGAACTATCCCAATGTGACATTCAATATTACGGATGGTGTCTTGCAAATTGATCCGAAAAAGTTGGTGGTTACTGCTAATCCTGATACTATCACTTATGGTGATGAAATTCCGACTGACTTTACGTGGTCTGCTGATAGCCTTTTGGACGGTGATGAACTTGGTAACATTCATGTTACTCTTAATAAGACTGGCCGCCTTGATGCTGGTGATTATGCACTCACATTCGATCAGAGAAATCCGACCAATAAGAATTATACCGTAACCAAGTATGTTGCTAACATCCTTACTGTGCGTGAAAAGGTCGTGACGGTGACGGTTGCCGATACTTCTAAGGTCTATAGCGAAGCTGATCCAGAAAAGTACGAATATAAAGTTGAAGGTCTTCTTGATGGCGATGTACTTCCTGAACTTGTTCTGAAACGTCAGGCTGGTGAAGACGTGCTCCCGGATGATGAAACTTATGCCATTTCCGCTACTTTTGCTAAGGAAAAACCGAGCTCGAATTATTCTGTTAAAATCAATCAAGGTAACTTTACGATTAAGCCTTGCTCTCAAAAAATTACCGTTGCGATTTATGGGGAAACTGTTACCGCAAAGTATCAAGAAGGCGAAGAAATTACAATCCAGAAGAGCTTTGATGTAAGCCCGATGCGTATTCCTGGTGAACCTTGGTTGCCTGAAGAATTTGCATACAGAAAGGAATTTGTTACCTACAAGGGTGAAATGTCCATGACTGAAAAGGACCTTGGCGAATATTCTATGGGTCTTGTAGCTACGGACTTTGTCAATACTTCACTCAACTTTGACAATGTCAACTTCGTCGTTATTCTTGAGGGAACGTTTAAGATTACCGATAAGGAAACTTCTATTGCTCGCGTCAAGGATGTTAAGGCGTTTGGACTTTCTTCTATGAATCGTCAGATTCAGGTCAGCGGTGCTACGGCTGGAAAGCGTTTTGCCGTTATCGATATGAAGGGCAAGGTTGTTCGCCAGGGCGTTGTTGATTCCCCGAACTTTGAAATTCCGGTTTCGAATGCTGGCATTTACATGGTTCGTGTTGGCTCATCTACGCAACGTATCCGTATTAAATAG
- a CDS encoding DNA-processing protein DprA codes for METNLLNEPYRELAPETYPLLLGQSKYRPKRLFCKGALPSADKIGIAMVGTRRPTASAEELCRRLVASLKGTNAVVVSGLAQGIDSFCHKASLDAGIPTIAVLAQGLDAKIDGERATIAERILQAGGALLSEYEGDAPAYKGCFVARNRIISGLSQATLVVQSRKKGGALITAQYCIDEGKLLLAIPGNFDCDLYSGTNALLDSGHAKPVFIPENLRSAAGISLIEGAKIEQLTTCGVQLSSGAQKVFDRFNGFRKTFSELQEDFGFKAPELLAILTELEISGLVTSKDNFQFYFNGA; via the coding sequence ATGGAAACGAATCTTTTAAACGAACCGTACCGCGAACTCGCCCCCGAAACATATCCCCTGCTATTAGGGCAATCCAAATACCGTCCCAAGCGTCTTTTTTGCAAAGGCGCCCTCCCCTCCGCGGATAAAATCGGAATCGCCATGGTCGGCACCCGCCGCCCGACAGCCTCTGCCGAAGAGCTTTGCAGGCGGCTTGTCGCATCGCTAAAAGGCACGAACGCGGTTGTGGTTTCTGGGCTTGCCCAAGGCATCGATAGCTTTTGCCACAAAGCCTCATTAGACGCCGGAATTCCGACGATAGCCGTTCTCGCGCAAGGGCTAGACGCCAAAATCGATGGAGAACGCGCAACTATTGCAGAACGCATTTTGCAAGCCGGAGGCGCGCTCCTAAGCGAATACGAAGGGGACGCTCCCGCCTACAAAGGTTGCTTTGTAGCCCGCAACCGCATTATCAGTGGACTCAGCCAGGCAACGCTCGTAGTACAAAGTCGCAAAAAAGGGGGCGCCCTCATCACCGCACAATATTGCATTGACGAAGGCAAATTGCTCCTCGCCATCCCCGGGAACTTCGACTGCGACCTCTATAGCGGCACAAACGCACTCCTCGACAGCGGGCACGCAAAGCCCGTCTTCATTCCCGAAAATTTGCGGTCGGCAGCAGGCATTTCTCTCATCGAAGGAGCTAAAATCGAGCAGCTAACAACATGCGGAGTCCAGCTTTCAAGCGGGGCGCAGAAGGTTTTCGACCGATTTAACGGGTTCCGCAAAACATTTTCAGAACTTCAAGAAGATTTTGGCTTTAAGGCACCGGAACTTTTAGCTATATTGACGGAGCTAGAAATATCTGGTCTGGTCACATCAAAGGACAACTTCCAATTCTATTTTAACGGAGCATAA
- a CDS encoding efflux RND transporter permease subunit, with the protein MSVSQLSVRRPVLMTVMALVILLLGFFGLTSLGIREYPNVDYPLIQVRTSYPGANAAVVEAEVTEILEASINSASGIKALTSTSRDGFSYISIEFETGMDLEAAANEIRDRVSRVRRRLPDDVDEPTVYKSDSDNDPILMVSLVSDKLDPMDVSEIANNHVKERLQTINGVSEVAIWGEKRPVVRLWIDPIRMQALGVSGAQMAAALKQGNLELPSGSIEGSETTLSIRTLGRILDPKSFGNIAVKTAADGNVIRISDVADIHYEPKDTRTGFRRNGKNSITLALMAQPGSNHVEIANEFYKRVEDIRREIPEGVELLYGRDTSINIRASIKEVVETIFIAFVLVIAIIFAFLREGRTTFIPMVVVPVSVIGSFFVLYLCGFSINVLTLLAMVLAIGLVVDDAIVIVENIYHKIENGMTPKQAAVAGTNEIFFAVIATSIVLMTVFVPVLALGGTTGLLFREFVAVMIGTVFLSTLCALTLSPMLCSKFLKRQKQGWFFRITEPFFEGFNGLYSRLLGGFLRLRFLLFPIVAALFVAAYFCFNNMSSEMAPTEDSNAVMVNMSMPEGVNLSRTKRMADEFVDEVTSILDSNEYTEFQAGAWNAGNSRMRLFLNDDKKARRPQSEIARAIQVLGNEYPDLRVMVFEPQSISTQRGGLPVQFVLQAPNIEVLRDLVPKFEEAASKSPVFSVVNSNLRFTKPELHIEILRDKANEEGVSVNDIAQAVQLAISDQTYGDYYKDGRQYDIIGAVGYQYRDTPENFSMLTVKNGKGELVSLDNFITYKEQSASPSLPRYNRFSAATIQAGLVPGKTIGDGVEEMRAIAKKLLKDYPSVSTTLSGSSKEFEESSSGLYVVFLLALALVFLVLAGQFESFRAPFVIFFTVPLALSGALVSLFVTGQTLNIFSEIALILLIALVTKNGILIVEFANQIAENTGCSKLEAARMAAERRFRPILMTSLSTVLGAVPLIMTGTPSRIAMGVAIVGGLTFATFMTLFIVPAAYSFFAGKVESVRSDASKMA; encoded by the coding sequence ATGAGCGTTAGCCAACTCTCTGTTCGCCGCCCAGTGCTTATGACAGTGATGGCGCTAGTCATCCTGTTGCTTGGCTTTTTTGGTTTGACTTCGCTTGGTATTCGTGAATACCCGAACGTCGACTATCCGTTGATTCAGGTGCGTACTTCTTACCCCGGTGCAAACGCTGCTGTCGTGGAAGCCGAAGTGACCGAAATTTTGGAAGCCTCCATCAACAGTGCGTCTGGTATCAAGGCGCTGACTTCGACGAGCCGCGATGGTTTCTCTTACATCAGTATTGAATTTGAAACGGGCATGGACCTGGAAGCGGCTGCGAACGAAATCCGTGACCGTGTGAGCCGCGTGCGCCGCCGCTTGCCCGATGACGTTGATGAACCGACTGTTTATAAGTCCGATAGCGATAACGATCCGATTTTGATGGTGAGCTTGGTGAGCGACAAGCTTGATCCGATGGACGTTTCTGAAATTGCGAATAACCATGTGAAGGAACGTTTGCAGACGATTAACGGTGTTTCTGAAGTGGCTATTTGGGGTGAAAAGCGTCCGGTGGTGCGTCTTTGGATAGACCCGATTCGCATGCAGGCCCTTGGTGTTTCGGGTGCGCAAATGGCAGCTGCTTTGAAACAAGGTAACTTGGAACTTCCGTCTGGTTCTATCGAAGGTAGCGAAACAACTCTTTCGATTAGAACGCTTGGCCGAATTCTCGATCCGAAGTCTTTTGGCAATATTGCTGTTAAGACAGCTGCCGATGGAAATGTTATCCGCATTTCGGATGTGGCGGACATCCATTACGAACCGAAAGATACGCGTACAGGTTTTAGACGTAACGGCAAGAATTCTATTACGCTTGCGCTTATGGCGCAGCCGGGCAGTAACCATGTGGAAATTGCAAACGAGTTTTACAAGCGTGTCGAAGATATCCGTCGTGAAATCCCGGAAGGCGTAGAATTGCTTTACGGTCGCGATACATCGATTAACATCCGCGCTTCTATCAAGGAAGTGGTGGAGACCATCTTTATTGCGTTTGTGCTCGTGATTGCAATTATCTTTGCATTCCTCCGCGAAGGCCGTACAACGTTTATCCCGATGGTTGTGGTGCCTGTATCTGTGATTGGTAGTTTCTTTGTGCTTTATCTCTGTGGGTTCAGTATCAATGTGCTTACGCTTTTGGCGATGGTACTTGCTATTGGGCTTGTGGTGGACGATGCTATTGTGATTGTGGAAAACATTTACCACAAGATTGAAAACGGCATGACGCCAAAACAGGCTGCTGTGGCTGGAACTAATGAGATCTTCTTTGCTGTGATTGCGACTTCGATTGTGCTTATGACCGTGTTTGTGCCTGTACTTGCGTTGGGGGGCACGACGGGGCTTTTGTTCCGCGAATTCGTGGCGGTGATGATTGGAACGGTGTTCCTTTCGACTTTGTGCGCTCTTACGCTTTCGCCGATGCTTTGTTCGAAATTTTTGAAACGCCAGAAACAGGGATGGTTTTTCCGCATTACAGAACCGTTCTTTGAAGGCTTCAACGGACTTTATTCCCGCTTGCTGGGTGGATTCCTTCGGTTGCGTTTTCTGTTGTTCCCGATTGTGGCGGCTCTGTTTGTGGCAGCGTATTTCTGCTTCAATAACATGAGTAGCGAAATGGCGCCGACTGAAGACTCTAACGCTGTGATGGTGAACATGAGCATGCCCGAAGGCGTGAACCTCTCGCGTACAAAGCGCATGGCTGACGAGTTTGTCGATGAAGTGACTTCGATTCTCGATTCCAATGAATATACGGAATTTCAGGCAGGTGCTTGGAATGCAGGCAACTCGAGAATGCGTTTGTTCCTGAATGACGATAAGAAAGCTCGTCGTCCGCAAAGTGAAATCGCAAGAGCGATCCAGGTGCTTGGTAATGAATATCCGGATTTGCGCGTGATGGTGTTTGAACCGCAGAGTATCAGTACGCAACGTGGTGGCCTTCCGGTGCAGTTTGTGTTGCAGGCTCCGAATATCGAAGTGTTGCGCGATCTTGTTCCGAAATTCGAAGAAGCGGCAAGCAAGAGCCCTGTGTTTAGCGTGGTGAACAGCAATTTGCGTTTCACGAAGCCGGAACTCCACATCGAGATTTTGCGTGACAAGGCGAACGAAGAAGGCGTTTCGGTGAATGATATTGCACAGGCGGTTCAGCTTGCGATAAGCGATCAGACGTATGGCGATTACTACAAGGACGGCCGCCAGTATGATATCATTGGCGCTGTCGGTTACCAGTACCGCGATACGCCTGAAAACTTCTCAATGCTTACGGTCAAGAACGGTAAGGGCGAGTTGGTGAGCTTGGATAACTTCATCACGTATAAGGAACAGTCGGCATCGCCGTCGCTCCCGCGTTACAACCGCTTTAGTGCGGCGACAATCCAGGCTGGGCTTGTACCCGGCAAGACGATTGGCGATGGTGTGGAAGAAATGCGCGCTATCGCAAAGAAGTTGTTGAAGGATTACCCGAGCGTGAGTACGACCTTGAGCGGTTCGTCCAAGGAATTTGAAGAAAGCTCTTCGGGCTTGTATGTGGTGTTCTTGCTTGCTTTGGCGCTAGTGTTCTTGGTGCTTGCCGGGCAGTTCGAAAGTTTCCGTGCGCCGTTCGTGATTTTCTTTACGGTGCCGCTTGCTCTCTCGGGGGCGTTGGTGAGCTTGTTTGTTACAGGCCAGACGCTTAATATCTTTAGCGAAATTGCTTTGATTTTGTTGATTGCTCTTGTGACGAAGAACGGCATTTTGATTGTGGAATTTGCTAACCAGATTGCCGAAAATACCGGATGCAGCAAGCTTGAGGCGGCTCGGATGGCGGCGGAACGCCGCTTCCGCCCAATTCTCATGACGAGCCTTTCGACGGTATTGGGCGCGGTGCCGCTCATCATGACCGGCACCCCGAGCCGCATTGCAATGGGTGTTGCTATTGTAGGCGGTCTTACGTTTGCAACGTTTATGACGCTCTTTATTGTGCCTGCCGCCTATAGCTTCTTTGCCGGAAAAGTCGAATCCGTCCGCAGTGACGCAAGTAAAATGGCTTAG
- the mazG gene encoding nucleoside triphosphate pyrophosphohydrolase gives MKYSFNDLVDIMARLRSENGCPWDRKQDTHSLLPYLVEESCEFIDAAQEGDKEHMCEELGDVLFQVIFHSQVCKEQGDFSIDDVIQGLCEKMVRRHPHVFGDAQVDNANEVSRRWERIKAQEKNNLKHAGESIMDKVSKSMPTLARSQDIIRRVAKVGFDWGEPGPVFDKAQEEFAEFRAEMENVSPEKDNVDRLEDEFGDIMFSLVNVARHCGFNANIALQRANNKFEKRFREVERRVKEQGQEIKDVGLEGLQKLWKEAKAKSV, from the coding sequence ATGAAATACTCGTTTAACGATTTGGTTGATATTATGGCGCGTCTCCGCTCGGAGAACGGTTGCCCGTGGGACCGCAAGCAAGATACGCATTCGCTGTTGCCTTATCTGGTCGAAGAAAGTTGTGAGTTTATCGATGCCGCACAAGAGGGCGACAAGGAGCACATGTGCGAGGAACTTGGCGATGTGCTTTTCCAAGTGATTTTTCATTCGCAAGTGTGCAAGGAACAAGGCGATTTTTCCATTGACGATGTGATTCAAGGACTTTGCGAAAAGATGGTGCGCAGGCATCCACATGTTTTTGGTGATGCTCAAGTTGATAATGCTAACGAAGTCAGCCGCCGTTGGGAACGCATCAAGGCACAAGAAAAGAACAACTTAAAGCATGCCGGTGAATCTATTATGGATAAAGTTAGCAAAAGCATGCCAACGCTTGCCCGTAGCCAAGATATTATCCGTCGTGTGGCCAAAGTCGGTTTTGACTGGGGCGAACCGGGGCCCGTATTCGACAAGGCTCAAGAGGAATTTGCGGAATTTCGCGCCGAGATGGAAAATGTTTCTCCTGAAAAAGATAATGTAGATCGCCTGGAAGATGAATTTGGCGATATCATGTTTAGCCTTGTGAATGTGGCGCGCCATTGCGGTTTTAATGCGAATATTGCCTTGCAACGTGCAAACAACAAATTCGAAAAGCGCTTCCGCGAAGTGGAGCGCCGTGTTAAGGAACAAGGTCAAGAAATCAAGGATGTTGGGCTAGAAGGCCTGCAAAAGCTCTGGAAAGAAGCTAAGGCAAAAAGCGTTTAA
- a CDS encoding septum formation initiator family protein: MHIRLIIGIATSITFAFLVFHLLFGKNSIPEQRRIAREIKLYQMQIDSLGKVIEERDELIQKLKTDSLYKEEILRTRYGMSRENEKVFQLVK; this comes from the coding sequence TTGCACATTCGGCTTATTATTGGAATTGCCACCTCGATTACGTTCGCGTTCCTGGTGTTCCATTTGCTGTTCGGCAAGAACAGCATCCCGGAGCAACGTCGAATAGCGAGGGAAATCAAGCTCTACCAGATGCAGATTGACTCGCTCGGCAAAGTTATCGAAGAACGCGACGAGCTCATCCAAAAGCTAAAGACCGACTCCCTCTACAAAGAAGAAATTCTGCGCACCCGCTACGGCATGAGCCGCGAAAACGAAAAAGTATTTCAGCTGGTGAAATAG
- the rpsR gene encoding 30S ribosomal protein S18 encodes MAFEDKKQATRIRRKKTCWFTENNVKFIDYKDEKTLRRFISERGKIIPRRISGTSAKYQRMLNEAIKRARQMAILPFVSDSMR; translated from the coding sequence ATGGCTTTTGAAGATAAGAAGCAGGCTACTCGTATTCGCCGCAAGAAGACTTGCTGGTTCACCGAGAACAACGTCAAGTTCATTGACTACAAGGACGAAAAGACTCTTCGTCGCTTTATCTCTGAACGTGGCAAGATCATCCCGCGCCGCATTTCTGGCACTTCCGCTAAGTATCAGCGTATGCTGAACGAAGCTATCAAGCGTGCCCGTCAGATGGCTATTCTCCCGTTCGTTTCGGACAGCATGCGCTAA
- the rpsF gene encoding 30S ribosomal protein S6: MRQYETMVIIDAMISDDAIKAEVETIGKNITSGNGEILRRDDWGKRKLAYTINKRQHGYYVIFYYKAEAATVAAMEAALKLNENVLRWMTLADYPMSEIVYDQTQAQTTEEIIPVDAEEGEAE, from the coding sequence ATGAGACAATACGAAACGATGGTGATCATCGACGCTATGATCTCTGACGACGCTATCAAGGCTGAAGTCGAGACCATCGGCAAGAACATCACTAGCGGTAACGGCGAAATTCTCCGCCGTGACGACTGGGGCAAGCGCAAGCTCGCTTACACAATCAACAAGCGCCAGCACGGCTACTATGTCATCTTCTACTACAAGGCAGAAGCTGCAACAGTCGCTGCTATGGAAGCCGCTCTCAAGCTTAACGAAAACGTTCTCCGTTGGATGACCCTCGCTGATTATCCGATGAGCGAAATCGTTTACGACCAGACTCAGGCACAGACAACCGAAGAAATCATTCCGGTTGACGCAGAAGAAGGGGAGGCTGAATAA
- the rplI gene encoding 50S ribosomal protein L9, whose protein sequence is MEIILKANVPHLGKMLDVVKVKDGYARNYLFPRKLAVRATKEAKLEIENNRAAVEAQFQKELAAAGDVAAKLSQVSVNLERRVVEGERLYGSVTAGDIAEAITKAGVKVSRAQIDLAEPIKQLGVYTVTVKVFSDVEAQVKVWVVAEK, encoded by the coding sequence ATGGAAATTATTCTTAAGGCTAACGTCCCCCACTTGGGCAAGATGCTCGACGTCGTGAAGGTTAAGGACGGTTACGCACGTAACTACCTCTTCCCGCGTAAGCTCGCTGTTCGTGCAACTAAGGAAGCCAAGCTCGAAATCGAAAACAACCGCGCTGCTGTTGAAGCTCAGTTCCAGAAGGAACTCGCTGCTGCTGGTGACGTGGCTGCAAAGCTTTCTCAGGTTTCTGTCAACCTCGAACGCCGCGTTGTTGAAGGCGAACGTCTCTACGGTTCTGTGACCGCAGGTGACATCGCTGAAGCAATCACCAAGGCTGGTGTCAAGGTTTCTCGTGCTCAGATCGACCTTGCTGAACCGATCAAGCAGCTCGGTGTTTACACCGTGACTGTCAAGGTCTTCAGCGACGTTGAAGCACAGGTCAAGGTTTGGGTGGTCGCTGAGAAGTAA